A segment of the Agrobacterium tumefaciens genome:
TCGATGCCGTAGAAGTCCGGATGGAAAATCATCGGGCTGGCAACGCGGATATGAACTTCCTTTGCGCCAGCTTCGCGGATCATCTGCACGATCTTGACCGAAGTGGTGCCGCGCACGATGGAATCGTCCACCAGAACGACGCGCTTGCCTTCGATCATTGCCCGGTTGGCAGAGTGCTTGAGCTTCACGCCGAAGGCGCGGATCTGCTGCGTCGGCTCGATGAAGGTGCGGCCGACATAGTGGTTGCGGATGATGCCGTATTCAAACGGAATGCCGCTCTGCTGCGCAAAACCGAGCGCTGCAGGCGTGCCGCCATCGGGAACCGGGACAACGACGTCTGCTTCGAGCGGCGCTTCCTTGGCAAGGTTGATGCCCATGTTCTTGCGCGTCGTATAGACGTTGCGGCCACCAACGACGGAGTCGGGACGGGCGAAATAGACGTATTCGAACAGGCAAAGACGCTCGGGCTGCGGCTTCGTGGGCTTGCGGGCGTCGATGGTAATCGAGCCATCAGGCTGGATTTCGCAGATGATGACTTCGCCGTTTTCAACGTCACGAACGAATTTCGCACCGATGATGTCAAGAGCGCAGGTCTCTGAGCAGAAGATCGGCTTGCCGTCGAGTTCACCCATGACGAGCGGACGAATGCCGATTGGATCGCGTGCGGCAATCAGCTTCGTGCGGGTCATGGCCAGCATCGAATAACCGCCTTCCATCTGGCGGATGGCGTCGATAAAGCGGTCGGCTGTCGAGCTGTGGCGCGAACGGGCAATCAGATGCAGAACGACTTCGGTGTCCGAAGTAGACTGACAGATGGCGCCGGTGGCGATGATCTGGCGGCGAAGCGTCAGGCCGTTGGTGAAGTTGCCGTTATGGGCAATCGAGATGCCGCCTTCTTCCAGTTCGGCAAACAGTGGCTGCACGTTGCGCATAGCCACTTCGCCGGTGGTGGAATAACGGGTGTGGCCGATGGCCATCGAACCGGGCAGACGGGCAAGGGTTGCGGGATCGGTATAGTGATCGCCGACGAGGCCCATATGGCGTTCCTGATGGAAACGCTTGCCATCGAAGGAGACGATGCCGGCAGCTTCCTGACCACGATGCTGCAAAGCGTGCAGACCAAGCGCTGTCAGGGTCGAGGCATCGGGATGCCCGAGAATGCCGAACACACCGCATTCTTCATGCAGCGTATCGCCGTCGATCTCTTCGTTGAACGTGGAATGCGAAAGCGGCTCAATCATTCGGCTTGCCCTTGCTCTCTTACCAAAAAAAGAAAGACCTGTCCGGCGAGCATGTCTCCGGGGCGGTCTGTCTGTTGTCGTGCTAGATATTTAGCACAAATAGCGCGCCTTGCATGCATTGCAAGGCGCGACACTGTGTCAATTATTTGTAGCCGGTGGATTTGTTGCCGGCACATCTTCGGCCGGCGTCTGCG
Coding sequences within it:
- a CDS encoding amidophosphoribosyltransferase — encoded protein: MIEPLSHSTFNEEIDGDTLHEECGVFGILGHPDASTLTALGLHALQHRGQEAAGIVSFDGKRFHQERHMGLVGDHYTDPATLARLPGSMAIGHTRYSTTGEVAMRNVQPLFAELEEGGISIAHNGNFTNGLTLRRQIIATGAICQSTSDTEVVLHLIARSRHSSTADRFIDAIRQMEGGYSMLAMTRTKLIAARDPIGIRPLVMGELDGKPIFCSETCALDIIGAKFVRDVENGEVIICEIQPDGSITIDARKPTKPQPERLCLFEYVYFARPDSVVGGRNVYTTRKNMGINLAKEAPLEADVVVPVPDGGTPAALGFAQQSGIPFEYGIIRNHYVGRTFIEPTQQIRAFGVKLKHSANRAMIEGKRVVLVDDSIVRGTTSVKIVQMIREAGAKEVHIRVASPMIFHPDFYGIDTPDADKLLANQYADVDAMAKFIGVDSLAFLSIDGLYRAVGGEDRNPARPQFTDHYFTGDYPTRLLDKNGESLGSKISVLASNG